One Pelosinus sp. IPA-1 genomic window carries:
- a CDS encoding type II toxin-antitoxin system RelE/ParE family toxin: protein MAKYSVEYLPLAYDDLEDIFTYIVADNPEAAAALLIEIDVAILHLEDFPEMGVNLKNRRLSNKGYKMLVVNDYLVFYVVVGTIVEIRRIVSSKRNYTKLL from the coding sequence ATGGCTAAGTATAGCGTAGAATATTTGCCATTGGCTTATGATGATTTAGAAGATATTTTTACTTATATCGTCGCAGATAATCCCGAAGCTGCGGCAGCTCTCTTGATTGAGATTGATGTAGCTATCCTTCATTTAGAAGACTTTCCTGAGATGGGAGTCAACCTTAAAAACCGGAGATTATCCAATAAAGGCTATAAAATGCTTGTTGTTAATGACTACCTGGTGTTTTATGTTGTAGTTGGTACCATTGTAGAAATCAGGCGCATAGTTTCCAGCAAGCGAAACTATACGAAATTGCTTTAA
- a CDS encoding GNAT family N-acetyltransferase — protein sequence MFFEYMKPGEERKVANLVWNVFEEFEAPSYKQEGIDEFKSFILPENIAARCDTGQSFVICCKNSDDIIGVIAVRDNSHISLLFVKKEYHRKGIARKLFNIILEKCYNTDQNLQAITVNSSPYAVAIYEKMGFEKIDFVQEKNGILFIPMKYTMNL from the coding sequence ATGTTCTTTGAGTATATGAAGCCTGGAGAGGAAAGGAAAGTAGCAAATCTTGTTTGGAATGTTTTTGAGGAATTTGAAGCTCCTAGTTACAAACAAGAAGGAATTGATGAATTTAAAAGTTTTATATTGCCAGAGAATATAGCTGCCCGCTGTGATACAGGGCAATCCTTTGTTATTTGTTGCAAAAATAGTGATGATATCATTGGTGTTATTGCTGTGAGAGATAATAGCCATATTTCGTTGCTATTTGTAAAAAAGGAATACCACAGAAAGGGAATTGCACGTAAACTTTTTAATATTATACTTGAAAAGTGTTACAATACAGACCAAAATCTGCAAGCCATAACGGTAAATTCTTCGCCCTACGCTGTTGCAATTTATGAAAAAATGGGCTTTGAGAAAATCGATTTTGTACAGGAAAAAAACGGAATACTATTTATTCCGATGAAATATACCATGAATTTATAA
- the glmS gene encoding glutamine--fructose-6-phosphate transaminase (isomerizing) has product MCGIVGYIGPKQASTFLIEGLSKLEYRGYDSAGIAVYDGTQVHVEKSVGRLANLEKKLDNEQLIGNLGIGHTRWATHGRPSDVNSHPHTDCTGDFVVVHNGIIENYMHLKEKLIAKGHVFTSETDTEVVAHLVEEHYKGDFEAAVKKVLSEIEGSYALVFMTKHEPDKIICTKQDNPLVIGLGEGENFIASDIPAIINRTRKTYILSDGELAVVTRDSVWVMNRQGVPITKKVFEVNWDAEAAEKGGYEHFMIKEIYEQPKAIRETMSSRLAKDDSHIILDELKWTKHEVAAIKKVVIVACGTAYHAGIVGKYYIESLARIPVEVDVASEFRYRSPLVDENTLAIVVSQSGETLDTLAALKEAKRLGAKTLAITNVVGSSISREADQVIYTWAGPEIAVASTKAYTTQLVSMAMLAIYIAGLRENISAERSRELISGLRNLPAQLHEILEDVESIKTFAQQYGFNEDVFFIGRSLDYAVALEGALKLKEISYIHAEAYAAGELKHGTLALIIEGVPVIALATQHDVYDKTLSNIKEVKARDAVVIGIAQQGDDQIKKYVDHAIFIPQADKFLAPILAVIPLQLLAYYAAITRGCDVDKPRNLAKSVTVE; this is encoded by the coding sequence ATGTGTGGTATTGTTGGTTATATCGGCCCTAAGCAGGCCTCAACATTTTTGATTGAAGGTTTAAGTAAATTAGAGTATCGGGGTTATGACTCTGCCGGTATTGCTGTATATGATGGAACTCAGGTTCATGTGGAAAAAAGTGTTGGCCGCTTGGCTAACTTAGAAAAAAAATTAGATAATGAACAATTAATCGGTAATTTAGGAATTGGTCATACTCGTTGGGCAACTCATGGTCGTCCTTCTGATGTAAATTCTCATCCTCATACAGATTGTACTGGAGATTTCGTAGTCGTGCATAACGGTATCATCGAAAACTATATGCACCTCAAAGAAAAACTCATTGCCAAAGGTCATGTATTTACTTCTGAAACAGATACAGAAGTAGTAGCTCATTTAGTAGAAGAGCATTACAAAGGTGATTTTGAAGCGGCAGTCAAAAAAGTATTGTCTGAAATTGAAGGCTCTTATGCTTTGGTGTTTATGACCAAACATGAACCAGATAAAATTATTTGTACGAAACAAGATAATCCTTTGGTTATTGGCTTGGGTGAAGGGGAGAACTTTATTGCTTCCGACATTCCTGCTATCATTAATCGTACTCGTAAAACCTATATATTAAGTGACGGTGAATTGGCTGTTGTCACGAGGGACTCTGTATGGGTTATGAATCGTCAAGGTGTACCCATCACTAAAAAAGTATTTGAAGTAAATTGGGATGCAGAAGCAGCTGAAAAAGGCGGCTATGAGCATTTCATGATCAAAGAAATCTACGAACAACCAAAAGCAATTCGCGAAACCATGTCTAGCCGTTTAGCAAAAGATGATAGCCATATCATACTAGACGAATTAAAATGGACGAAACACGAAGTAGCAGCTATTAAGAAAGTTGTAATCGTAGCTTGCGGTACAGCGTATCATGCTGGTATCGTAGGAAAATATTATATTGAATCCTTGGCGCGCATACCAGTCGAAGTAGATGTTGCATCTGAATTCCGCTACCGTTCGCCGTTAGTGGATGAAAATACGCTAGCTATCGTAGTCAGCCAATCAGGTGAAACTCTTGATACCTTAGCTGCTTTGAAAGAGGCCAAACGTCTTGGTGCCAAAACGTTGGCAATTACCAATGTAGTAGGTTCTTCCATTTCTCGTGAAGCGGATCAAGTAATATATACTTGGGCAGGTCCAGAAATCGCAGTAGCATCTACAAAAGCATATACTACTCAGCTTGTGAGTATGGCAATGCTGGCAATTTATATTGCCGGACTACGCGAGAACATTTCAGCCGAACGCAGTCGCGAACTTATTTCCGGCTTGCGTAACCTACCAGCTCAATTGCATGAGATCCTTGAAGATGTAGAATCCATTAAAACTTTTGCTCAACAATACGGTTTTAATGAAGATGTATTCTTCATTGGACGTTCATTGGATTACGCGGTAGCATTAGAAGGCGCTCTCAAACTAAAAGAAATTTCCTATATCCATGCAGAAGCTTATGCTGCTGGTGAATTGAAACATGGTACCTTGGCTCTGATTATTGAAGGCGTACCTGTTATCGCATTAGCTACGCAGCATGATGTATATGATAAAACCCTAAGTAACATTAAGGAAGTCAAAGCCCGTGATGCTGTTGTTATCGGTATCGCTCAGCAAGGTGATGACCAAATTAAAAAATACGTAGATCATGCGATCTTCATCCCTCAAGCCGACAAATTCTTGGCTCCAATACTTGCAGTTATTCCACTTCAATTATTGGCGTACTACGCTGCCATCACTCGTGGTTGTGACGTAGATAAACCAAGAAACTTGGCGAAGTCAGTAACAGTAGAATAG
- a CDS encoding type II toxin-antitoxin system prevent-host-death family antitoxin — protein sequence MPVIRPVSDLRNKTPEIEEICIKEQKPVFITKNGNGHLVVMSQRLYEEQQALMELYDKLDEAEVQSAAGAKRIPHREVMARLRARLNG from the coding sequence ATGCCTGTTATACGTCCGGTTTCTGATTTGCGAAATAAGACCCCCGAAATTGAGGAAATCTGTATCAAAGAACAAAAGCCAGTTTTCATCACCAAGAACGGAAATGGTCACTTGGTAGTAATGAGTCAAAGACTATATGAGGAACAGCAAGCACTTATGGAGTTATATGACAAACTGGATGAAGCCGAAGTCCAAAGTGCGGCAGGAGCCAAGCGAATACCTCATCGTGAAGTTATGGCAAGGCTAAGGGCACGGCTTAATGGCTAA